Proteins encoded in a region of the Teredinibacter purpureus genome:
- a CDS encoding malate synthase G has translation MNIPQENSSLINDKFFTFISDEVLPLTSLHSVTFWEDLNQLVEDLMPVNRALLHTRNQMQEKIDAWHQSNRDRPFDANAYKLLLHTIGYWVDEGEDFTLSTDNVDAEIATIAGPQLVVPLKNARFALNAANARWGSLYDALYGTDVIPHKDGLKPCKRHNPARGNHVIAYAKNCLDEIFPLAHGSHKNVTNYMVYYQHLLAFFPDGTDSGLKNPHQFVALCGHKDNPESILLKNNGLHIEIVFDRNGVNGKHDLAKIEDIIVEAAITTIMDCEDSVAAVDAEDKLAVYRNWLGLMQGDLTANFDKGGVTYTRRLNRDKCFTCANGDDYRLPGRALLLNRNVGHLMESDLMTDRNGGCVGEGILDAVVTALIGSVDLNREPKEIKNSRAGSIYIVKPKMHGPEEVAFTCTLFDRVEAMLGLEKNTLKLGIMDEERRTTLNLKACIRAAKARVFFINTGFLDRTGDEIHTSMHAGPFLPKARIKEQPWINAYEHRNVDIGIACGFPGRAQIGKGMWPMPDEMHKMMTQKMEHPLAGANTAWVPSPTAAVLHALHYHSINVREVQAQLANRTRASIDDIVSIPLMSAHMSASAEDIERELENNIQGILGYVVRWVEQGVGCSKVPDINHVGLMEDRATLRISSQHIANWLLHNVCTAQQVNDSLLRMAAVVDSQNKGSIGYEPMAPETESSLAFNAARDLIFKGVDQPNGYTEPLLHHYRLRAKQKANG, from the coding sequence ATGAACATTCCGCAAGAAAATAGCAGTCTTATCAACGATAAATTTTTTACCTTTATCAGCGATGAAGTATTGCCGCTTACCAGCCTACATTCGGTTACATTTTGGGAAGATCTCAACCAGTTAGTTGAAGACCTTATGCCGGTGAATAGGGCGCTTCTTCATACTCGCAACCAGATGCAGGAAAAAATTGATGCATGGCATCAATCGAATCGAGATAGACCGTTCGATGCGAATGCGTATAAATTATTGCTACACACCATTGGTTACTGGGTTGACGAGGGTGAGGATTTTACCCTTTCAACCGATAACGTAGATGCCGAAATTGCCACAATCGCCGGCCCCCAGTTAGTGGTGCCACTTAAAAATGCACGGTTCGCATTGAACGCTGCAAATGCCCGCTGGGGAAGTTTATACGATGCGCTATACGGCACCGATGTTATCCCCCATAAAGATGGTTTGAAACCGTGCAAGCGCCATAACCCTGCGAGGGGCAACCATGTTATTGCGTATGCCAAAAACTGTCTTGACGAAATTTTTCCGTTGGCACATGGCTCACATAAGAATGTTACGAACTACATGGTGTACTACCAGCACCTATTGGCGTTTTTTCCCGATGGTACGGATAGCGGTTTAAAAAACCCGCATCAGTTTGTGGCCTTATGTGGTCACAAAGATAATCCCGAATCAATCTTACTTAAAAATAACGGCTTACATATCGAAATTGTCTTCGATAGAAACGGGGTGAATGGCAAACATGACCTCGCGAAAATAGAAGACATAATTGTCGAGGCCGCCATAACCACAATTATGGATTGCGAAGACTCTGTTGCCGCCGTAGACGCCGAAGACAAACTAGCCGTCTATCGAAATTGGTTGGGTTTAATGCAGGGTGATCTCACTGCAAATTTTGATAAGGGCGGCGTCACCTACACTCGTCGGCTAAACCGCGATAAATGTTTTACTTGTGCTAATGGAGACGATTATCGGTTACCGGGGCGAGCCTTATTGCTTAATCGTAATGTCGGTCATCTTATGGAAAGCGATTTAATGACAGACCGTAATGGAGGCTGTGTTGGTGAGGGGATTCTCGACGCCGTGGTAACCGCGTTAATTGGCTCTGTCGATTTAAACCGGGAACCCAAAGAGATAAAAAATAGCCGTGCGGGCAGTATCTATATTGTTAAGCCGAAAATGCATGGCCCAGAAGAGGTGGCCTTTACGTGCACGTTATTCGACCGTGTAGAAGCGATGCTGGGATTAGAAAAAAATACGTTAAAACTGGGCATAATGGACGAAGAACGCCGAACAACCCTTAATCTAAAAGCGTGTATTCGAGCAGCAAAAGCGCGAGTTTTTTTTATTAATACGGGCTTTCTGGATCGCACTGGCGACGAAATTCATACCAGTATGCACGCAGGCCCTTTCTTACCCAAAGCGCGTATTAAGGAGCAGCCTTGGATTAACGCTTATGAGCATCGAAATGTGGATATTGGTATTGCGTGCGGTTTTCCGGGGCGCGCCCAAATTGGTAAAGGTATGTGGCCAATGCCCGATGAAATGCACAAAATGATGACGCAAAAAATGGAGCATCCTCTAGCGGGTGCAAATACGGCATGGGTGCCGTCGCCTACTGCAGCGGTGCTACACGCATTGCACTATCACAGTATCAATGTGCGAGAGGTTCAAGCGCAACTCGCGAATCGAACGCGCGCGAGCATTGACGATATTGTGTCAATACCCCTTATGTCGGCGCATATGAGCGCGAGTGCCGAGGACATTGAGCGTGAATTAGAAAACAATATTCAAGGTATTTTGGGGTATGTCGTACGATGGGTTGAGCAGGGTGTTGGCTGTTCAAAAGTACCAGACATCAATCATGTGGGATTAATGGAGGATAGAGCAACGTTACGTATATCCAGCCAACATATTGCAAATTGGTTATTACACAACGTGTGTACGGCTCAGCAGGTCAACGACAGTTTGCTTCGAATGGCGGCTGTGGTAGACAGCCAAAATAAAGGTTCAATAGGCTACGAGCCTATGGCGCCAGAGACAGAATCGAGCCTTGCGTTCAACGCAGCGAGAGATTTGATTTTTAAAGGGGTGGATCAGCCTAATGGCTATACCGAACCACTGTTACATCACTACCGTTTACGCGCTAAGCAAAAGGCGAACGGCTGA
- a CDS encoding isocitrate lyase yields MNKYATESNHASATINSQGHRWDSINPESVARMRLQNRFETGLDIARYTAAIMRADMADYDDNAEHYTQSLGCWHGFIGQQKIISIKKHFGTTQGRYLYLSGWMVAAMRSEFGPLPDQSMHEKTAVPELITELYTFLKQADARELGHMFKALDAARAQGDDIKTQTIQNAIDSFETHVVPIIADIDAGFGNEEATYLLAKKMIEAGACCIQIENQVSDAKQCGHQDGKVTVPHEDFLAKINAVRYAFMELGVDDGIIVARTDSLGAGLTQKIPVSKSTGDLAEQYNNFIDGKAIDSIEDIESGDLVISQQGRKIKVNRLSNGLVRFKPNTGEARVVLDCITSLQHGADLLWIETEKPHIGQIAGMVKRIREAVPNAKLVYNNSPSFNWTLNFRQQVFDAWQQEGRDVGAYVRDNLMRGDYDNTALASEADERIRAFQKEAATQAGIFHHLITLPTYHTAAQSTDSLARDYFGEQGMLAYVKNVQRKEIREALACVKHQDMSGSNIGDDHKEYFSGGQALKASGEGNTMNQFS; encoded by the coding sequence ATGAATAAGTACGCAACAGAATCGAATCATGCATCGGCAACCATTAATTCTCAGGGGCATCGTTGGGATTCTATCAACCCCGAATCTGTGGCGCGAATGCGCTTACAAAACCGGTTTGAAACCGGCTTGGATATTGCCCGCTATACGGCGGCTATTATGCGCGCCGATATGGCCGACTACGATGACAATGCAGAACACTATACCCAGTCGTTGGGGTGCTGGCATGGGTTTATCGGCCAACAAAAAATAATCTCCATTAAAAAACATTTTGGTACTACTCAAGGCCGGTATTTGTATTTGTCGGGGTGGATGGTGGCGGCTATGCGTTCAGAATTTGGGCCGCTACCCGATCAGTCTATGCATGAGAAAACGGCGGTTCCAGAATTAATTACCGAATTGTATACTTTTTTAAAACAAGCCGATGCCCGCGAACTAGGCCACATGTTCAAAGCGCTAGATGCTGCACGCGCACAAGGCGACGATATTAAAACGCAAACTATTCAAAATGCCATCGATAGTTTTGAAACCCACGTGGTACCCATTATTGCGGATATTGATGCAGGCTTTGGTAATGAAGAGGCAACCTATCTACTGGCGAAAAAAATGATAGAAGCCGGTGCATGTTGTATTCAAATTGAAAACCAGGTATCGGACGCTAAACAATGTGGCCATCAAGACGGTAAGGTAACCGTGCCCCATGAAGATTTTCTCGCAAAAATAAATGCGGTGCGGTACGCCTTTATGGAGTTGGGGGTTGATGATGGCATTATTGTCGCGCGCACAGACTCCCTCGGAGCAGGGTTAACGCAAAAAATTCCGGTATCGAAAAGTACAGGCGATTTAGCGGAACAGTACAACAATTTTATTGATGGTAAAGCCATCGATAGCATCGAAGATATCGAATCTGGCGACCTTGTTATTTCACAGCAGGGCCGAAAAATAAAGGTAAACAGGTTGTCGAATGGATTGGTACGCTTTAAGCCTAACACCGGAGAAGCGCGAGTTGTACTGGATTGTATTACGTCACTACAGCACGGCGCAGATCTATTATGGATCGAGACAGAAAAACCTCACATCGGGCAGATAGCCGGCATGGTGAAACGTATTCGTGAAGCGGTTCCTAATGCAAAGCTGGTTTACAATAATAGCCCCTCTTTTAACTGGACACTTAATTTCCGTCAGCAAGTGTTTGATGCATGGCAGCAAGAAGGGCGTGACGTAGGCGCGTATGTTCGTGATAACTTAATGCGAGGCGATTACGATAATACCGCGTTAGCGAGTGAAGCCGATGAAAGAATTCGAGCCTTCCAAAAAGAGGCCGCCACGCAAGCGGGTATTTTTCATCACCTAATTACGCTGCCAACGTATCATACGGCAGCGCAGTCTACCGATAGTTTGGCGCGAGACTATTTTGGTGAGCAAGGTATGTTGGCGTATGTGAAAAATGTGCAGCGCAAAGAAATACGCGAAGCATTGGCCTGCGTAAAGCACCAAGACATGTCGGGTTCAAATATAGGGGATGACCACAAAGAGTATTTTTCGGGTGGGCAGGCGCTGAAGGCATCGGGAGAGGGGAATACAATGAATCAATTTTCCTAA
- a CDS encoding DUF3612 domain-containing protein — protein MKDTKSLMRKAHFLGTKIRNLRKRNHLTMEDLSARCVKVEAEYAPSVSYLSMIERGKRVPSENMLEIIATVFQKELEWFLDDIPEEQDITPVKGSRGGISGMALEPNFLFSNEILQIAIPELLSQTGTTGRQFAHLLIRAHQEHHQNHFPDLERAAEDIGQKRLPLSKGDILGLVKSLGLRIRWFDETPSEVQNDIAIGDDCIVTSFYEPLKTIYVNTALKARPKRFKYDLAVQIGHCVLHDKEAFRNVLVAGHGQSTTLLEEAIPGSQSSIVGAQDILHAWRDFECSFFAGALLCPKVAFRQMLDRQGYEVSVSSLVEVSESVAMRRMTAVSPYPHWHYFDAYAPGKLKAVYRGNGIPLPWGNMRVIGDPCQHWSVFRMIDHPVTGTASQISIMDVNNEPRIYACESIYVKDLAGHAHVLCAGIDLNPAIAAQGKAAQEIAASLKLTCVKNGGSAKIPRAIKADLTSVARILNIGWVARGIESEARLICSRGAMCPRQPSCYSV, from the coding sequence ATGAAAGACACTAAGAGCCTTATGCGTAAGGCTCATTTCCTTGGCACTAAAATACGTAATTTGCGTAAGCGTAACCACCTCACAATGGAGGATTTGTCTGCGCGCTGCGTAAAGGTTGAGGCGGAATATGCGCCCTCGGTTTCCTACCTTTCCATGATAGAAAGAGGTAAGCGAGTGCCCAGTGAAAACATGCTAGAGATCATTGCAACGGTCTTTCAAAAAGAGCTTGAATGGTTTTTAGATGATATCCCCGAGGAGCAGGATATTACCCCAGTTAAGGGCAGCAGGGGCGGTATTAGTGGTATGGCTCTAGAACCTAACTTTTTGTTTTCTAACGAAATATTACAAATTGCTATTCCAGAGTTACTGTCACAAACCGGTACCACAGGGCGACAGTTTGCGCATTTGCTGATAAGGGCCCATCAAGAACACCATCAAAACCATTTCCCCGATTTAGAGCGAGCTGCTGAAGACATAGGTCAAAAGCGATTGCCACTGAGTAAAGGCGATATTCTTGGCCTAGTGAAATCACTAGGCCTGCGTATAAGATGGTTCGACGAAACACCCTCGGAGGTTCAAAACGACATCGCGATAGGTGATGATTGTATCGTTACCTCCTTCTACGAACCGCTCAAAACCATTTATGTAAACACGGCGCTTAAGGCTCGCCCTAAGCGTTTTAAATACGATTTGGCCGTGCAAATTGGCCACTGCGTGTTGCACGATAAAGAAGCTTTCCGAAATGTGCTGGTCGCCGGACATGGGCAAAGCACCACTTTATTAGAAGAAGCGATACCTGGCAGCCAGTCATCCATTGTGGGTGCCCAAGATATTTTGCATGCATGGCGAGATTTCGAATGCAGTTTTTTTGCCGGTGCGCTGCTTTGCCCTAAGGTTGCCTTCCGCCAAATGCTCGACCGTCAAGGTTACGAAGTCAGTGTAAGTTCACTCGTAGAGGTTTCGGAATCGGTTGCCATGCGCCGAATGACGGCGGTCTCACCCTACCCCCACTGGCACTATTTCGATGCTTACGCGCCGGGCAAGTTAAAAGCGGTGTATCGCGGTAACGGTATTCCTTTGCCGTGGGGGAATATGCGTGTGATCGGCGATCCATGTCAGCATTGGTCGGTCTTTCGAATGATTGACCACCCAGTTACCGGTACCGCTTCGCAGATATCCATTATGGATGTGAATAACGAACCACGTATTTATGCGTGCGAATCTATCTATGTTAAGGATTTAGCAGGACACGCCCATGTATTGTGTGCTGGTATCGACCTCAATCCCGCTATTGCAGCACAAGGTAAAGCTGCACAAGAAATAGCTGCTAGCCTAAAGCTCACCTGCGTTAAAAATGGGGGTTCCGCTAAAATCCCCCGTGCAATAAAGGCCGATTTAACCAGTGTTGCCCGTATTTTAAATATTGGCTGGGTAGCCAGAGGTATCGAAAGTGAAGCGCGGCTAATCTGTTCACGCGGAGCCATGTGCCCTCGTCAGCCAAGCTGCTATTCCGTTTAG